In Paludibaculum fermentans, the genomic stretch CGGCGGGTTCTTCCTCCCTCACCGTGATACCGAAAAGACAACCGGGATGTTCGGGACCCTGGTTGTGACACTGCCCACCTTCCATCGCGGCGGGGCCCTCCGGATCCGTCACGCGGACCGGCAAGTCACGCTCGAGACCCATGCCACTGATCCTTCCGAAGTCTCCTTCGCCGCCTTCTATTCCGATTGCGAACATGAAGTCCTGCCGGTTCAGGCCGGTCATCGGGTTTGCCTGCTCTACAACCTGATTCACGAGGGGTCCAAGGGCAAGCGGCAGCTTCTGAAGGCACCGAACTACGAGCCGCAGGTCGCCGATGCGGCGATGATCCTCGAAGCGTATTGGAAGTCACCCGCGGCGCCCTTCAAGATCGCATGGCTCCTGGAACACCACTACAGCCCGGCAGGCCTTGCCTTCGCTTCACTGAAGGGCGCGGACGCCGCCAGAGCGCAAGCGCTGGTGCAAGCGGCGGGCCGCGCGAATTGCGTCGCACATCTTGGGGTCGTCCACATTGTGGAAACGGGGGCCGCCGAGTTGGAGGGCGGGTATTTCCACGACCAGTGGGACGACGAACAGGAGGATGAGGATGAGCCCGAAGACTTCGAGTCTGTCTGCGTCGATGACACCTGGCAATTCCTGGATGAGTGGCGCGACACGGAGGACAGGGCCGTTGAGTTTGGCCCCATTCCGCTCAGTGCCGGTGAACTGCTGCCCGCCGGCGCACTCGATAACGAATCTCCGGATGAGAGGCGCCTCACAGAGGCCACCGGCAACGAGGGAGCAAGCTATGAGCTGTCTTATCATCGAGCGGCGCTCGTAATCTGGCCTGCCAAACGCACGATCGACGTGCTGCTGCAAGCGGGCGCCGTCGCGGCCCTCCCGTACTTGAAGCAATTGGTGGCGGAAGGCCAGACAGCCCACGCCAAGGCTGTCGCGGCAGCGCGGCGGATTGTACGTGCCTGGCCCACCCCCGCACAGCCGCAACCCTACATCCCAGCGGCTCGGGAGCCGCAATCGGCCGACCGAATAACGGTAATCTCCGCACTCGCCCAACTGAAGGCTCCGGCGCTGCTTGAGCAATTCATAGTCGAGGCGGTCTTCCCCACCTTCGACGGATCGGAAAACACAGTCTTGCTGACAGCGGCCGCCGCATTGGGAGCCAGGAAGGCCACCGAGGTCCTGGCGGCCCTGATCAAGATGCGCATCCGCGATCGGCCGGACGAGTGCGCGGAGTTGCTACTCGCGCTTGGCGCAAGCGATCCCCCGCCATCGTTTCGGAAGGTGGCCAAGGCCGCGCTTGAGGGGCTCGACACGATTGGAACTCGTGGCGTCAATCCCTTTGAGCGAGGGGATCAGGGCCGCTACTGGCCAAGGACGGACGGGGTCAAAGCGGGGCATCTGAAGCCGCAATTCGTCACAAACCTGTTCGGGGCGCTGTCACTTTTCGGGGGGCGGACGCTGCACGACGAAGCTGCAGCCAAGCTCGCCTCGCGCCTGGAGGTCTTCCACCCCGTCACCCTACTCGTCCCTGCGATCGAACAACTTTGCTCGGATCAGGATCCCATGCCCCCGGCCGTTGCGCGAGTCATCCAACAACTATGGACCAGCGCCGCGGAATACCTCCTTTTGCGCAGCGAGGTTCCGCCTCCTCCTCCGACAGACTGGCGTTTTGAGGTCAACCTCCCCTGCACCTGCATGGACTGCCGCGAGCTTCGCGCCTTTGCTCGCGATCCCAGCGAGAGTCTTCATCGTTTTCGTGTCAACAAGGATCGCCGCCGCCACCTGCATCAGATGATCGACCGGCACCGGCTCGATATGACCCACGTGACCGTGCGCACAGGTTCACCCCAGACGCTGGTCTGCACCAAGGACCGCCGGACCTTCAAGGCGCGAATGCAGGAATACCATGACGAGCTCGCCGCCATGCGCAAGCTCTTGAAGCTGGCGCGTCATTCCGCCGTGGACGCGGACCTATCGATAAGAATGGAGGCGGCCGTGAAGGCTGGCAGGATTTGAGCTTCTCGACGTCCACGATCACTGCTGGCGCTGAAGTCGTTCCGTGGCTCGCCTCGGCTGGGCCACTCGCCTACTCACCAATGTCGCCGCCGGAGCGGGACTATTTTTTCCAGTACTCCTGGATCGTTCCTGACATCTTTAATCCCGGCGTAAACAAACGGCGACACTACTGGTTTGGCAATCCTTCGAAGGACTGTCCACGGGTGAAGCTGCTGTTCAGATTCTGGAACGAGGCCAGGCGCGGCAATCTGGCCCCTCTCTACTTATCAAACGGGGTGGCCTGCTCATCTGCGGATGTGCTTGCGCCGATCGCCGCTTACCGCCACGCGGACGCCTATACCGCCGCCCTTGGAGCCGAACGCCTCATTCTGATCCAACACGGCAGCTACCACCTCGGCGACCTCGAGACTCAGCCATTTGTGGAACAAGGCGAGGCCGTGCTCTACAGAGGAATTCAGAATGCCGAAACGTACCGGCTCCACCGCCTGACAACGGAGGACATCCGACGGCGATTGTTGGCGGTACACGCCCGAAGCCTGACGGATTCCGTCGTGTCTTTCAACACCGTGCACTGCAATCTGGTCCGATCCGAAACGACCTTCCTGAACGACCGCAGCTTCGTGTTCAATAGCCATTGTCGGGAAGCAGGCCTTCAACCGGAAGACCCATGGATTCGTTCGGACCTCTATTCCGGATATGCCCTGGAGGAATGGTGCGCCTCCGGCAAGTTTGGACCCAACTACGTGAAACTGCGAACACCGCTGAGGAACATTCGCATCACGACTTTCGTGGGCAACGAAACAGAGGTCAAAGTGATCGACCCGAACAAACTCGAGGTCATCGAAGCGGTCGGCTGCAAGGTGCGCGAAGTATGCACATGAGGCCTTGACCGGCCCTTGCCGGGACCATCCCCCAAAAACAGAAATGCCCTCCGATGGAGGGCGTCTGAATCTCTGTAGTTTGCGATCGTTTTATGGTGCGGATGAGAGGACTTGAACCTCCACACCCTTGCGAGTACTAGAACCTGAATCTAGCGCGTCTGCCAATTCCGCCACATCCGCACGATGTGCTTACAACAGTCTTAGTATCTTCAACTCAGGGCCCAAATGTCAACTCCGCGGAGCACTTGCCGTGCCGGTCGGCCACGACTCCCGGTGGTTGCGCATTTCCAGAATCAAAGCCATCACCAGCTTCTCCAACTCGTCCCGGATCTGGCGATGGAACG encodes the following:
- a CDS encoding 2OG-Fe(II) oxygenase — translated: MKHIEVEYNRELQPLEAILSGVRRPGEFFVAGTLEIPMPRVEVEGAGALSFPIPVPQIQAMLQHAVRAPYGRGADTIVDTSVRKVWQIAPDAVKVSGKSWAASFDSILAKVIDGLGCHGKSVSAELYKMLVYDRGGFFLPHRDTEKTTGMFGTLVVTLPTFHRGGALRIRHADRQVTLETHATDPSEVSFAAFYSDCEHEVLPVQAGHRVCLLYNLIHEGSKGKRQLLKAPNYEPQVADAAMILEAYWKSPAAPFKIAWLLEHHYSPAGLAFASLKGADAARAQALVQAAGRANCVAHLGVVHIVETGAAELEGGYFHDQWDDEQEDEDEPEDFESVCVDDTWQFLDEWRDTEDRAVEFGPIPLSAGELLPAGALDNESPDERRLTEATGNEGASYELSYHRAALVIWPAKRTIDVLLQAGAVAALPYLKQLVAEGQTAHAKAVAAARRIVRAWPTPAQPQPYIPAAREPQSADRITVISALAQLKAPALLEQFIVEAVFPTFDGSENTVLLTAAAALGARKATEVLAALIKMRIRDRPDECAELLLALGASDPPPSFRKVAKAALEGLDTIGTRGVNPFERGDQGRYWPRTDGVKAGHLKPQFVTNLFGALSLFGGRTLHDEAAAKLASRLEVFHPVTLLVPAIEQLCSDQDPMPPAVARVIQQLWTSAAEYLLLRSEVPPPPPTDWRFEVNLPCTCMDCRELRAFARDPSESLHRFRVNKDRRRHLHQMIDRHRLDMTHVTVRTGSPQTLVCTKDRRTFKARMQEYHDELAAMRKLLKLARHSAVDADLSIRMEAAVKAGRI